The Salvelinus sp. IW2-2015 unplaced genomic scaffold, ASM291031v2 Un_scaffold13090, whole genome shotgun sequence genome includes the window AGTTTATCAGAGCAGCTAATGAATGTATCTGTCCTACTGTAGCCAGTGTATTGGAGCCAGCAGAGAAGTTCTGTTCRGAGGGAGTGCAGCCCTACCTGGCCTCCGTACTGGAGGAGCTGATGGGACCAATCAGCTCAGGGTTCCAGGAAGCACGGCTCCTGAGTGACAGCCAAATGGACCAACTGTGTCAGGACTTCCAGGAGSGCGGGGTTACCAATGAACTCAAGCAGGTGCaaacttcctctcctcttcttctcataAACAGTCCTGTCTGAGCTATCATTTACTCAAACTATTGACCCCCACTTTGCCTGTTGATTCCGCTTGCTCTTTCTTCTcgccttttccctctctccctcaccccttttccctctctccctcacccctttttcctctctccctcgcccctTTTTCCTCTTTCTCATCTATTCCCTTTTTATCAAACTCCATCACCTGCCCTCCCTTTCTGTTGCTTCCTTTttcatcaccctctctctccttcctctcatccccctcttcccctctccctctatccaggCCCTAGCTAAACTGAGTAGGCCAAATCTGTTGAGTTGTTACCAGAGGATCAACTCTCTCCACGACCAGCTGCACGACCTGCAGGAACGCTTTGGCTTCTCCAACATCAGCAGCCTGGTCAACAGCACCCAGATAGACCTACAGCAGGTAAACATTACGCACACACTAAGTGACTAACTAAGATTTTCCACACTTTAATACTCATCAGACAGTCTCAGTGGTTGTGAAtataatatatttgatatttgatattcttcaaagtagccaccctttgctttgatgacagatttgcacactcttagcattctctcaaccagcttcatgaggtacgtacataccccaaccagagccatggattacaggcaacatccgcactgagctaaaggctagagctgctgctttcaaggagcaggactctaacccggaagcttataagaaatcccgctatgccctccgacggaCCATCAAGCAGGCAATGCGTCAATATAGTACTAAGATCGAATGGTACTGCACCGTCTCTGACRctcgtcggatgtggcagggtttgcaaaccattacagactacaaagggaagcacactCAGGtgctgcccaatgacacgagcctaccagctAAACTgattctatgctcacttcgaggcaaataacactgaaacatgcat containing:
- the LOC112080213 gene encoding protein Niban 1-like; this translates as GWVDLLEIQQGLASVLEPAEKFCSEGVQPYLASVLEELMGPISSGFQEARLLSDSQMDQLCQDFQEXGVTNELKQALAKLSRPNLLSCYQRINSLHDQLHDLQERFGFSNISSLVNSTQIDLQQ